The nucleotide sequence CGGCCGAGGTCCTTCACATGCTCCTTGAGCGCCTTCACGGTCAGTGCCCCGGCGAAGGCGAACTCCAGGAACACCGCCCGCTGCCGCTCCTCGTCCACCGTGAGGGCGTGCACCCGCTCGGCCTCACGCGCCTTGCCGAAGAAGGCCGCGGCGTACGTGGTGTTCTCGTGCTGGAGGAAGACCCGCGCCGCCTGCTCGTAGAAGGTCGGCAGGAAGTGCGGCACGGCACGGCCGAGCCGGGTGCCGAGCGCCTCGAAACCCTCCTTGGCGTTGCCGGGGCGGGACTTGGCCTGCCGGGCGAGCCGCTCCACGTCCTTCACCAGGGCGAGCGCGTGGTGGCCGTTGGCCGGGTCGTGCACCAGCGCCCAGGCGGGGAAGCCCAGCGTCTCCCGGCGCACCTGCCCCGCCTCGAACGCCTCCTCGGCCGGGGTGAGCCCGAGGAACTCCAGCGCCAGGTCCTCGGCCTCGCCCAGGGTGCCCGGGACCAGCCGCACTATCCGGCGGTCGGCCAGCGCGGGGTGGGCGTAGGAGCGCACTGTGAGGGTGTCGGCGTCCTCGCGCGCGGTGCTGCCCAGGGGCAGGACGGCGCCCGCCTCCAGCAGGGCGGTCAGGGTGGTCTCGTCGTACTCGGCGATGTCCGTCATGCCGCCCGCTCCTCGTCCTCGATGTCCCGGCCGGCGTACAGCGCGGCGGCCATGCGGATGCCCTCCGACCAGGCCACCGGACCGACCTGCCCGAGCTTCAGCACCTGCCCGGCAGGGTCGGTCCAGGTCAGGGGGCCGGTCTCGGTCTGCTCGTAGCTGTCGTAGTCCCCGATCCAGACGCGGGCCTCGACGCCCCGGCCGTCCTCCAGGACGGAGCAGACCGCGTTGCCACCGCGCACGCGGTAGCCGAGCTGGGTGGCGCGGCCGTGCAGGAAACGCAGCTCCTTGAACGAGCCGCCCGCGTACTCCTCCACCTCCTTGGCGTCGGCGGGCAGGGCGGCCGGACGCCGGAACACCTCACGGAAGAGCTGCTGGGCGCGCTGCTCCACGCCCAGTTCGACGGCGAACTCCCGCAGCTCCTCCAGGTCCGCGAGGAGGACGGGATGCGGGATGCGGACCAGGGCGGGGGCGATGCGGACGGTGTCGCCGTCCAGGTCGACCAGGCCGAGACCCCGCTCGGGGTCGGCGTCCCGCAGGAAGCCGGCGACGCGGCCGTCCTCGCCCGTGACCACCAGATCGCCGAGCGCGGCCCGCCAGGCCGGGTCGGGCCACACCCGCGCGACGACGGCGAGCGGTACCGGCAGCGAGCGGACCATCCACCGCTCCACGGCGGCGAGCGCCTCCCGCTCGTGCCGCTCCAGCCACTCGGTGAGCTGCCGCAGCCCCACGACCGCCGGATCATCGGCGATCTTCGGGGGCACGGACTTCAGCAGCCGTCCGGCCGCGTTGCGGCACACGACCTTCCCGCACTCGAGGGCGACCTCATAGCCGCCCGCCGGAACCCACCCCATACGTGCCTCCCCGCACCCCGGAACGATCAAGTGACGGGAACTGTAGAGGAGGCCACTGACAACGCCCCCGGACGGGCCGGGGGCGCTGGTCAGGACGTACTACGGAGCGTCAGCCCTCCTTGGCTTCCTTCTCCTCGTGCAGCTTCTTGATCCGCGCGGCTTCCTTGCGGACGTCGGCCTGCGTGGCGCGCTCCTTCTCCAGCCACTCGGGCTGCTCCTCGCGCAGCGCCTCGATCTGCTCGGTGGTCAGCGCCTCGGTGACACCGCCGCGCGCCAGACCGGCGATGGACACGCCCAGCCGGGCCGCGACCACCGGACGCGGGTGCGGGCCGTTCTGCCGCAGCTCGCGCAGCCACTCGGGCGGGTTCGTCTGGAGCTCGTTCAGCTCCGCGCGTGAGACCACACCCTCCTGGAAGGCGGCGGGGGTGGCGGGGAGGTACACACCCAGCTTCTTCGCCGCGGTGGCGGGCTTCATCGTCTGGGTGCTCTGCTGCGAACTCATGAGGTCAAGGGTATCGGCCGTGTGCGTGGCAGCCGACCACGGCCGGTAGCCTGGCCTGGTGACAGGCTCGGAAGAATCACCGTCGTTCCGGCTCGCGTACGTCCCCGGAGTGACGCCCGCCAAATGGGTGCGGATCTGGAACGAACGCCTGCCCGGCACCCCGCTCGTCCTCACGCAGGTACCCGCCGCCGAGGCGGACGCGCTCATGCGCGCGGGGGAGGCCGACGCGGGCTTCGTGCGGCTGCCCGTCGACCGCGACTTCTTCAGCGCGATCCCGCTGTACACCGAGGCCACCGTGGTCGTCGTCCCCAAGGACCACCTGATCACCGCGGCCGAGGAGGTCACGCTCGCCGACCTCGCCGACGAGGTGCTCTTCCACCCGCTGGACGACGTCTTCGACTGGGACGCCCCGCCCGGTGAGCCCGCCTTCGAGCGGCCCGCCACCACCCCGGACGCCCTGGAACTGGTCGCGGCCAACGTCGGCCTGCTGATCGTCCCGCAGTCGCTGGCCCGGCTGTACCACCGCAAGGACCTGACCTACCGCACGGTCGTCGACGCCCCGCAGTCCCGCATCGCGCTGTCCTGGCCCGAGGAGGCCACCACCGACCTGGTGGAGGACTTCATCGGCATCGTCCGGGGGCGCACCGTCAACAGCACGCGAGGCCGCGAGACGCCCCCCGAGGCCAAGCAGCAGAAGAAGAAAAAGCCCGATCAGGGCGGTGCCCGGCAGAAGAGCGGCAAGCCCGCCGGGCGGCCCGTGCGCGGGCGCTCCGGCGGCCGTACGGGGAAGCCGCGCCGCAAGTCCTGAACGCCGCAAGTCCTGAACGGCATGTCCTGAACGGCGCGCTCAGGCCTTCGACGCCGTGCTCTCCAACGGCTCCGGCGCCGGGCCCTCGCCCATGGGCGGCTCCGGGTGCGTCTGCCGCTCCCGCAGGTCCGCGACGGCCAGGGCGAGCGCGACCAGGATGATCCCCACCGCCGTGAGCAGGCCCAGTTGCAGCGCCCTGGTGGAGGTGCCGTGGTTGGCGAGGTGGGCGAAGTAGACCGCGCCCACCGCGGCGATACCGGCCGCCGAGCCGATGCGCTGGGCGGTCACCAGGATGCCGCCCGCGGCACCGGCCCGCCGTACGGGGACCCGGGTGAGGGTGAGCGTGGTGTTGGGGGAGATCGTCACGCCGGAGCCGACCCCCGCGAGCAGCAGCGGCAGCGCCGCCGCCCACGCCGCACCGGCCCCCTGGACGAACTGCACGGCGCCGATGACGCCGACCAGGCCCACCGCCACCCCGGCCAGCCCGATGACGACCAGCTTGCGGCCGTGCCGCACCACCAGCTTGCCGCCCAGCGCCGCCCCGACCGCCGAACCGACGGCGAACGGCAGCGAGGCCAGCCCCGCCGCGAGGGCGCCGTAGCCCAGGCCGTTCTGCAAGTACAGGGTGTACACGAAGAACACCGTGGTGAAGCCGCCGAAGTACACCAGGTTCAGCAGCACGCCCAGGGTGAAGGACCGCAGGGAGAACAGCTCCAGGTCGATCAGCGGCCCGCGCCCGAGCCGGCCCTGACGCCGCTCCCACCGCCAGAACGCGGTCAGCAGCAGTGCCGCGACCGGCAGCAGGGCCCACTTCAGCCGGCCGGTCCACTGCTGCTCCTGCACCAGCGGCAGCATCAGCGCCAGCACACCCGCGCCGAGCAGCAGGACCCCCGTCAGATCGGCGCCCTCGCGCCTCTTCTCCGCCACCGGTGTGCGGGGCAGCAGCCGCAGCGCCGCACAGAACGCGGCCACGCCGATGGGCAGGTTGACGTAGAACACCCAGCGCCAGCCGTCCTCGACGCCGAACGCCTGGATCAGCAGGCCGCCCGCCGGAGGTCCGACCGCCGTGGAGATACCGACCACGCTGCCGAGCATGCCGAAGGCGCGCGCCCGCTCCGCGCCCTGGAACATCTGCTGGATCAGACCCGTCGTCTGCGGCGCCACGATGCCGGAGGCCGCGCCCTGCAGCAGCCGGAACACCACCAGCCATCCGGAGCTCGGCGCCAGCCCGCACGCCACCGAGGCCACCGTGAACAGCGCGAGCCCGAACAGGAAGGCCGCCCGGCGTCCGCGCACGTCGCCGAGGCGGCCCGCAGGGACGAGGGCGAGGCCGAAGGTGAGCGCGTACCCCGACACCACCCACGACACGTCGGCGGCGTCGGCGCCGAGTCCGCGTTCGACCGAGGGCAGGGCGACGTTCACGATCGAGCTGTCGAGCAGCGTCATGAAGCCCGCCACGAGACAGACCGCGAGCGCCTGCCAGCGCCGTCGGTCGGCGTCGGCAGGGCGGGTCTGGACTGTAGTCATGGGGTCACGCTATGCAGTGAAGGCGACCCGCGCATTACAGGGATGCACCCGCGTCCGTGCGGTTCAGGGCTGGTCGGCCGACCGGCCGACCGACTCCACCAGGGGCAGCAGCCGGAACGGCACCCGTTCCCGCAGGGCCACCTCGGTGCGGGTGCGCACCACGCCGGGCACGCTGATGAGCTTCTGGATCACATCCTCCAGATGGGCGTTGTCCCGGCCCACCACGCGTGCCAGCAGGTCGCCGCCGCCGGTGGTCGAGAACGCCTCGACGATCTCCGGGATCGCCGCGAGCGCCTCGCCGACGTCGTCCATATGGCCCTGTGTGACCTCGATGTGCACGAAGGCCAGGACGGGATGGCCGAGCGCGGCGGGGGACAGGGAGGGGCCCGTGCCCGTGATCACACCGTCCCGCTCCATCCGGTCCAGCCGGGCCTGGAGGGTGCCCCGCGCGATGCCCAGGATGCGGGCGTACTCGCGCACGCTGGTGCGCGGCTGCTCCAGCAGCAGCCGCAGGATGCGGGTGTCCAGCTCGTCCACGGCCATGGCGTTCCGGCCTCCTCGTGCCTCGTCGACCGCCGGTGACTGTACCAATGGCCCAGTGTCTCCCTGCGCGCCCGTGCTGTGCGACCTGGGCCGTTGGTCCGTCCACTGATCACGGGAACTCGCCTTGTCTGTGCCAATGGCGCAGTGAAATCGGAGCCAGTTGAGCCAAACGGACCTGAGGTGCTGTCATAGGGGGGTCGATGGCGCTGCGGATTCCGCGGCGCCTTTTTCGTGCGTATGGCCACTAGGGGGCGGACGAGTAGTGCTGAAGAAGGTGTTCATGGCGCCGGACCCGGGACGGATCCGACTGCGCTTCGCCGCGCGGGCCGTGCTCGGCATCGGTCTGGCCGTCGTCGTGTGCGGGCTGATGGGGCAGTCCCTGACCGGCATGGTCGCCGGCGGGCTCGCCGCGCTGCTGACCCTGTTCACCGTCGCCGACCCCACCGTGCGCGGGCAGGCCGTCACCACGGCCCTGCTGCCCGGTACCGGGGTGCTGGTGCTGGCCGTCGCGGCCGAGCTGCACGCTTACCCGGTCGCGCGTGACCTGGCGTTCCTCGCGGTCGTCGGCGCCGGTGTGTACGCGCGCCGCTGGGGCCCGCGCGGGCACAGCCTCGGTGTGTTCGCCTTCATGATGTTCTTCGTCGGCCAGTTCCTGCACGTCACGCCGGTGCAACTGCCCGAGCTGTACGTCGCCGTCCTGCTGTCCGTGCTCACCGCGGCCGCGGTGCGCTTCGGGGTGTGGTGCTACGAGCGCGGGCGCCCCGCGCCGACGGCGCCCGCCGCGCCGGGCGGCACCGGGCTGGCCCGCGTGACCACCCGGCAGGCCGTCCAGGCGGTCGCGGGCGCCGGCTTCGCGCTGGTCCTCGGGCAACTGCTGTCCGGACAGCGCTGGTACTGGGCCGTCGGCGCGACCTGGTGGGTCTTCGTCAACACCGCCTCGCGCGGCGAGACGCTGGTACGCGGGTTCCGGCGCGTCCTCGGCACGGTCCTCGGGATCGCCCTCGGGCTCCTCGTCGCGCTTCCGGTGGACGGGGCCGTCGTCCCGTCACTGGTGCTCGTCGCGCTCGCCGTCTTCGGCATCTTCTACTCGGCCGCCGTCTCCTACACCTGGATGATGCTCTGCGTGACCTTGCTGGCCGAGGTCCTCTACGGCCTGCTCGGCGTCCTCACCCCGTCGCTGCTCGCGCTGCGCGTGGCCGAGACGGCGGTCGGCGCGGCCGGTGCCATGCTCGCCGTACTGCTCGTGCTGCCCGTGACGACCCACATCACCACGGACGCCTGGATCCAGCGCGCCCTGCGCTGCGTCCACGCCTGCACCGCCGAGGCCGCCGCCCGGCTCGCCGGTTCGGCCACCGCCGACCCGGCGCCGCGCGTGGCCGAGCTGGAGCAGTTGCTCGGCCGGGTCCGGATGTCGGTCGCTCCGCTGGTGCACCCGCTGAACCCCCTGCTGGGCCGCAAGCGGCGTGCCCGCAGTGTGCTCGCCCTGCTGGACGACTGCGCCCGCGAGGTCCGGGGTCTGGTCGCCGTCGCCGCCGACCCCGAGGCGTCCCACGACGCCCGCCTGGCCGCGGCCTGCTGGCGCGTGGAGGCCGCGGTGGAGGCGCTCACGGACGGGGGCTCCGATCCACTGCACCGGCCCGGCGAGGTCCCGGTGGAACCGGCCCTGGTCCACCTCCACGGCCTGGAGCACGCCCTGGCCGACCTGGCGGAACCCCTCAGGGGAGCTGCGGCGCCGTCCCGGCTGGTGGGCGCCTGAGGGTGCGCCGTGGCTCGTCGCGCCCCTGAGTGGCGCGACACGAAGGGCCCGCTCCGGTCGTGACCGGAGCGGGCCCTTCGCCGTATGTGCGGAGCGGGTCCGTCAGAACGCGGGAGCGCCCTGCGGCTGCTGGGCGATGCCCAGGGACGCCGTGTACTTGGCGAGGGCGAGCTTGCCGATCGCCGGGTAGGCGCCGAGCGCCTCGGAGGTGGCGCAGTCGACCTCTTCGGCGGCGGCCGTCAGCAGCGCCGTGTCGATCTCCGGGCCGATCAGGTACGGAGCGAGCGCGAGCTGCTGCGAACCCGAGGCGCGGAGCTGCTCGGCGATGGAGGCGATCGAGCCCTCCTGGTCCAGCGCGGCGGCCATCACCGGCACGGCCAGGCGCGCGGCGAGCAGCATGCCGGTGATGCCGGCGGCCTGCACGGCCTCCTCGCCGCCCACGGACGCCAGGATGATGCCGTCCGCCGCCGTCGCCACCGTGAACAGGCGCGCGCGGTCGGCACGGGCCAGGCCCGCCTCCGACAGCCGCACGTGCAGCCCCTCGGCCAGCAGCGGGTGCGGGCCGAGGACGTCGGTCAGCTCGGCGGCGACCCGGCTGTCCATCACGGCCTGGCGGGTCTGCCGCAGCAGGGCGTTGTCGGGGCCGGCCAGCAGCGGCACGACCACGGCCACCGGGCCGTCCGGCGCCTTGGCGTCGGAACCGGCGGCGACGGCCTGCTCATGGCGGGCGGTGCGCTCTTCGGCGGCGTGCGCCAGGACGGCGCGCAGACTCGGGAATTCGGCGTCGTCCCCGTCCAGGTAACCGATCCGCGCGTCGAGGCCGGGCAGCTCGGAGCGGGCGATGCTCACGACCTCCTCGGCGAGGCTGCGCGTGGCGGCGCTGGGCGCACCGGGCACCGCGAGGACGAACGCGGGCGCGTCCTCGGGAGCCACCAGCGGCTCCGGACGGCGGTGCCGTCCGGGCTGGCGGGGTCGCGGCATTCGTACTGGCAGGCCGGACTCGGGTCCAGTGGGGGAGCTCATGGCGCCGCATGTTACTGGTTTCCCGGGCTCCCCTGTTCGGGGAGGGTGCAGGTGAGCGGTATCCGTCCGGTTTTGTCGGATGAGTTGCGTACATGGGGTGGCTGATCCGGCCCCCTATCGGGCAGTTGAGGCTCAGGTGGGCGCGATCCCCTTTATGTCCCTCTCTTCCCTGCGCCGGTCACGCACAGCAGGCGCGGGTCCTCGGGCCAGACCGCGTCCCCCGCCGCCAGCCCGGCCGCGAGCCGGACGCAGCCGTGCAGCGGATCGCCCTGGGCCGTCACCTGCCTGGCGTGCGGCACCTGTCGCCTCAACTCCTCTCGCAGGAAGGCGAGAAGGGGTTCACCCAGCTTCAACAGGCCGCCGGTACAGGCAACTTCAGGTGCCCCGGACGCCGGACACGCGGCGGCGACGGACTCGGCCATGTGCCGGGCGGCCGTGCGCAGGATGCCGGTGGCGACAGGGTCACGCGGCGCGCAGGCGGCGACCTCCGGGGCGAAGGAGGCGAGTACGGCGGCACGGTCGGGCCGGGGATAGACCAGACCGGGCAGCTCCGGCGGCGGCCCGAACCGCTCCCGTGCCCGCTCCAGCAGTGGCGCGGAGCCCTCCGCGCGGCCGTCGTATGCGCGCAGCGCCGCCTCCAGACCGGCCCGCCCGATCCAGGCGCCGCCGCCGCAGTCGCCCAGCAGATGGCCCCAGCCGTCGGCCCGCCGCCAGCCGGTCAGGTCCGTGCCGATGGCGATCAGGCCCGTGCCCGCCGCGAGCACGGCGCCCGGACGCGGACCGAGAGCGCCGATGTAGGCGGTGACCGCGTCGGCGGCCAGTCCCACGATGCCTACGCCCAGTTCCCCGGCGAGCGCGTCCGGCAGTTCCGCGCGCAGGGCGTCCCCCAGGGTGGCGAACCCGGCGGCGCCGACGACGGCCGTGGTCAGCTCGTCCACACCCGCCTCCGCCGCGAGGGCCCGCGCCAACGGGAGAACCTCTGCCAGCAGATGGGCCGGGTCGATGCCCCGTTCCCCGGTCCGCACCGGGCGGCCGGACCTGCCCTCGGCGGGCGGTGCCCCGCCGAACGCCCCCACGGCCACCCGCAGACCGGAGCCCCCGGAGTCGACCGCGAGGAATCCGGGGACGGCCGGGCCGACCGCCTTGCCTCGCGGGAACAATGGGATTCCCCTCTCCTCGCCGGAGCGCGCACGACGGGGGAAGGGTAGCGGGGGCGGGCGGTGCGCGGGGCTCGGTCCACAGCCGTTCGGGTGTTGTCGGTGGCGGCCAGTAGAGTGACTTGACGTGGCACGACGACCGTTGAACGAACTTGTAGAGGCCGGCTGGGCGAAGGCCCTGGACCCGGTGTCCGACCGCATCACGGCCATGGGGGACTTCCTGCGCGCCGAGGTGGCCGCGGGCCGGACCTATCTCCCGTCCGGGGCGAACGTCCTGCGGGCCTTCCAGCAGCCCTTCGACGACGTACGGGTCCTGATCGTCGGTCAGGACCCCTATCCGACACCGGGGATGGCGATCGGGCTGAGCTTCGCGGTGGCCCCCGAGGTGCGGTCGCTGCCGGGCAGCCTGGAGAACATCTACCGGGAGCTGAACACCGACCTCGGCCTGCCCCGGCCCTCCAACGGCGACCTCACCCCGTGGACCTCCCAGGGTGTCCTGCTGCTGAACAGGGCCCTCACC is from Streptomyces seoulensis and encodes:
- a CDS encoding N-acetylglucosamine kinase, producing MFPRGKAVGPAVPGFLAVDSGGSGLRVAVGAFGGAPPAEGRSGRPVRTGERGIDPAHLLAEVLPLARALAAEAGVDELTTAVVGAAGFATLGDALRAELPDALAGELGVGIVGLAADAVTAYIGALGPRPGAVLAAGTGLIAIGTDLTGWRRADGWGHLLGDCGGGAWIGRAGLEAALRAYDGRAEGSAPLLERARERFGPPPELPGLVYPRPDRAAVLASFAPEVAACAPRDPVATGILRTAARHMAESVAAACPASGAPEVACTGGLLKLGEPLLAFLREELRRQVPHARQVTAQGDPLHGCVRLAAGLAAGDAVWPEDPRLLCVTGAGKRGT
- a CDS encoding MFS transporter — encoded protein: MTTVQTRPADADRRRWQALAVCLVAGFMTLLDSSIVNVALPSVERGLGADAADVSWVVSGYALTFGLALVPAGRLGDVRGRRAAFLFGLALFTVASVACGLAPSSGWLVVFRLLQGAASGIVAPQTTGLIQQMFQGAERARAFGMLGSVVGISTAVGPPAGGLLIQAFGVEDGWRWVFYVNLPIGVAAFCAALRLLPRTPVAEKRREGADLTGVLLLGAGVLALMLPLVQEQQWTGRLKWALLPVAALLLTAFWRWERRQGRLGRGPLIDLELFSLRSFTLGVLLNLVYFGGFTTVFFVYTLYLQNGLGYGALAAGLASLPFAVGSAVGAALGGKLVVRHGRKLVVIGLAGVAVGLVGVIGAVQFVQGAGAAWAAALPLLLAGVGSGVTISPNTTLTLTRVPVRRAGAAGGILVTAQRIGSAAGIAAVGAVYFAHLANHGTSTRALQLGLLTAVGIILVALALAVADLRERQTHPEPPMGEGPAPEPLESTASKA
- a CDS encoding FUSC family protein codes for the protein MLKKVFMAPDPGRIRLRFAARAVLGIGLAVVVCGLMGQSLTGMVAGGLAALLTLFTVADPTVRGQAVTTALLPGTGVLVLAVAAELHAYPVARDLAFLAVVGAGVYARRWGPRGHSLGVFAFMMFFVGQFLHVTPVQLPELYVAVLLSVLTAAAVRFGVWCYERGRPAPTAPAAPGGTGLARVTTRQAVQAVAGAGFALVLGQLLSGQRWYWAVGATWWVFVNTASRGETLVRGFRRVLGTVLGIALGLLVALPVDGAVVPSLVLVALAVFGIFYSAAVSYTWMMLCVTLLAEVLYGLLGVLTPSLLALRVAETAVGAAGAMLAVLLVLPVTTHITTDAWIQRALRCVHACTAEAAARLAGSATADPAPRVAELEQLLGRVRMSVAPLVHPLNPLLGRKRRARSVLALLDDCAREVRGLVAVAADPEASHDARLAAACWRVEAAVEALTDGGSDPLHRPGEVPVEPALVHLHGLEHALADLAEPLRGAAAPSRLVGA
- a CDS encoding sirohydrochlorin chelatase — its product is MSSPTGPESGLPVRMPRPRQPGRHRRPEPLVAPEDAPAFVLAVPGAPSAATRSLAEEVVSIARSELPGLDARIGYLDGDDAEFPSLRAVLAHAAEERTARHEQAVAAGSDAKAPDGPVAVVVPLLAGPDNALLRQTRQAVMDSRVAAELTDVLGPHPLLAEGLHVRLSEAGLARADRARLFTVATAADGIILASVGGEEAVQAAGITGMLLAARLAVPVMAAALDQEGSIASIAEQLRASGSQQLALAPYLIGPEIDTALLTAAAEEVDCATSEALGAYPAIGKLALAKYTASLGIAQQPQGAPAF
- a CDS encoding DUF5997 family protein, with product MSSQQSTQTMKPATAAKKLGVYLPATPAAFQEGVVSRAELNELQTNPPEWLRELRQNGPHPRPVVAARLGVSIAGLARGGVTEALTTEQIEALREEQPEWLEKERATQADVRKEAARIKKLHEEKEAKEG
- a CDS encoding LysR family substrate-binding domain-containing protein, whose amino-acid sequence is MTGSEESPSFRLAYVPGVTPAKWVRIWNERLPGTPLVLTQVPAAEADALMRAGEADAGFVRLPVDRDFFSAIPLYTEATVVVVPKDHLITAAEEVTLADLADEVLFHPLDDVFDWDAPPGEPAFERPATTPDALELVAANVGLLIVPQSLARLYHRKDLTYRTVVDAPQSRIALSWPEEATTDLVEDFIGIVRGRTVNSTRGRETPPEAKQQKKKKPDQGGARQKSGKPAGRPVRGRSGGRTGKPRRKS
- a CDS encoding uracil-DNA glycosylase, encoding MARRPLNELVEAGWAKALDPVSDRITAMGDFLRAEVAAGRTYLPSGANVLRAFQQPFDDVRVLIVGQDPYPTPGMAIGLSFAVAPEVRSLPGSLENIYRELNTDLGLPRPSNGDLTPWTSQGVLLLNRALTTAPRKPAAHRGKGWEEVTEQAIRALAARGKPLVSILWGRDARNLRPLLGDHPAIESAHPSPMSADRGFFGSRPFSRANDMLTGQGAEPVDWRLP
- a CDS encoding DUF4132 domain-containing protein, which encodes MGWVPAGGYEVALECGKVVCRNAAGRLLKSVPPKIADDPAVVGLRQLTEWLERHEREALAAVERWMVRSLPVPLAVVARVWPDPAWRAALGDLVVTGEDGRVAGFLRDADPERGLGLVDLDGDTVRIAPALVRIPHPVLLADLEELREFAVELGVEQRAQQLFREVFRRPAALPADAKEVEEYAGGSFKELRFLHGRATQLGYRVRGGNAVCSVLEDGRGVEARVWIGDYDSYEQTETGPLTWTDPAGQVLKLGQVGPVAWSEGIRMAAALYAGRDIEDEERAA
- a CDS encoding Lrp/AsnC family transcriptional regulator, with product MAVDELDTRILRLLLEQPRTSVREYARILGIARGTLQARLDRMERDGVITGTGPSLSPAALGHPVLAFVHIEVTQGHMDDVGEALAAIPEIVEAFSTTGGGDLLARVVGRDNAHLEDVIQKLISVPGVVRTRTEVALRERVPFRLLPLVESVGRSADQP